Part of the Alosa alosa isolate M-15738 ecotype Scorff River chromosome 18, AALO_Geno_1.1, whole genome shotgun sequence genome is shown below.
atatattgcgaatacttatgacccctgtattttaaggaagaacatttatttatttatgatatattattcattcacaaagaaaattggtgtccttaaaggttggatatttcctcatttttttacttaaggcattaagatcaatttgatgattttatattcctctttttagtcaactttagcattgGTTCAAAAACGTATGAGCCTCACTGTATATATCACcagtgatgtgaatgattaagCATTGACAATATTTAATATTACTGGTGGTGATAAGGTAGTAGGGGGGCCCACAAATCAAATTCCGCTTAGGGCCACATCAGGACTTGGATCGGTTCTGCGCATATTCTGTGTTTTGAATGCGGGCGACTggctacattttaaaaaaaatgcgtTCATAACGTGCAGCTCGGGATGAAACTTCCCATACATTTTCAAAAGAAGTAAATAGTTGTACaatatttcagtcaagctttagtTGGTTTAAACCTACAACTGAATGTATGCAAAATGGAAAGTGCCTAAAGTATTAACtttgatttgctgtgctgcatactggacaatagatgcacgtCGTATATTAGACTTGTATGAAGTATTAAAATGATTGTTTAAAGTAGTCTATGTTCGAAAAAATATTGAAAGGAATCAGGGGGAGCCAGTTCAGTGCCCTACTgtatgtctttggcaagtagcctactacagtagacacaggtgaagaacagtcagcctcagccatcAGGCTACATCAGCACAATCAGacccttacaaaaaaataacagtaTTACTTCAAGTCTCAAACTGCAGATTTCTGAGTATCAAAACAGTTTGGAGGAAATATTTGTAGTTCTTATGTaggaaatgcaatattttggacacaaaaaactgcatagtactgtactttactgtagaaatgcagtattttggacatgaaaatactaggctactgcactatagcctactgtagtataactgaactgtactaaaaaaaaaacagttattttttgtactgggatatgtacagcaagtatcaaaagcaagcagcccagaccctaaaactgGGCATTTAGCTGTGAAGGTCCtttatggggaaaaacactatatttggtaacttccgtagacatccaaaatgggctGGGATGATTGTATTGGAAGCATTACATTTCGGCCCTCAGAATTTAGGTAGGAGGGCCCCTTAGCGGGATTTAACTTAGGGCCTCTTGGACATCTGAATCGGCACTGCTAATATTTAAATTTCTTGCCTTGTCTTCTGGCTGCTGAATGTTGGATttttcttgccgtgcgctgtcactttctccaccaCATCAAaaaactaaattaatttgttaaAATCGCTGCATCAGTCGGATACTAAGCAGAATATGGAAAGAGGGGGAAGTAGTCattcagggcaccaaggccacagtggcctgtgaacaTACGATTTttaaggggcatcacggccaacgcaaggggcaatgAAATTCCAGCCCTGGTTGTCTTTTAAATCTATGAATATGTACTTACTCAGTGTACAGTGCATATCTTTGTAAATATTAATCTGCAGTGATTGTGTTTTCTTGATTGGTCTCTTCAGAACGGGGAAATGAAAGGGAAAAGCATCTCAGCGGATGTGACCCTAGGAAACATGGACCTTGGAGAAAAGATCATCTCTGTAGGGAAAAACCCTTCCTTTGCCAGGAAGATTGGCCTGAATGAAGGTAGAGTGGAACCTATTTATGCTTTTGAGTGACTCCTTTGGATCCTCCATGTGCAATGTTGCCCATCTTGCCCTTGCTGATGGTGTTAGTCAGTGCCATTCACATGTATTTTTGATATTTTTGatgtttattattatgttttaaTATCATTCTTGGCTTCTCTATCTCCATATAGATGATCAGATTGTTGCTGCTACCATTCACTTGGACCATCTTGCCAAAGATGATGCTTTAAAGTTGTTGAAGATCCTCGTGCCCTATGATGACAAACTTGAGGTTAAAACCAAATCCAGCATCGTGCTTGATGGTGATGTAAGTGGCTGTATTTTTTCCTCCTCAAGTaatgggtaggcctacatactcTTCCTAAAACTTGTCAGACAtatattgtttgtttttaaaggtttgacttattTCCCATTGTCACCCTTTTTGTTTTTGCAGCTCAATGGACCTTCATTGAACGGAATTGATGGTGGTGCAAAATTTACCATGCCAACAATAGGCATGTCGGGACCGCAATTAAAAGGAGCAGGCTTGGATGGTACTGTTCAGAGCCCTGAGCTTAGTGTCTCAGCACCATCAGTTGAATCCCCAGATGTGTCTGTTAATGTGGACCCACCAGAAGTCAACAGCAACGGGATGAAATATAAGGCCCCTAAGTTTAAAATGCCAAATTTCAAATCGTCAACAAAAAAGCCACAAGTTACAACCCCAGACGCAACTTTGACAGGCCCAAGCATCAGTGCAAATGTCGACACACCAAAGCTCAATCTTCAACCTCCAGATGTTGATGTCACCTTACCAAAAGCTGAACTTGAGGGCCCAAATCTGGATATAGATACCCCAGATGTTGACATTGAGCCCCCATCAGGGAAGTTCAAATGGTTCACACTTCCAAAGCCAAAGTGGGGTCACCCTCGACCTAAGATAGAAACCTCAGACATTGACGTTTCTGGGCCAACAGTTAAAGCTGATTTGGATATACCAGATGCAGAGGTGAATCTGCCCAAAGCTGAAATTGATGGTCCAGATGTTGACATTGATCCACAATCAAGCAAGTTCAAATGGCTAAAAATTAAGAAACCCAAGTTTAGGAAAATTAAAGGACCAGATGTGGATATTGATGCAGATGTTACAACACCAGACTTGGACCTTTCAGCACCAAAGATTAAAGCTGATGTGAACACGCCTGATGTTGATGTGAAATTACCATCAGCTGACATAAATGGTCCAGATGTGGATCTCAAAGCTCCTGATGTTGAGGTAAACGCTCCATCAGGGAAGATAAAATTTCCCACTCTAAAAAAGCCAAACTTCAAAATCAAGCCAAAAGTGACCACTCCTGATATCGATGTTGATGCTGACATTAAAGCTCCAGAGGTTGAAGCAAATCTTGAAACACCAGATGTCAATGTAAGCCTTCCAAATGCAGACATTGATGGCCCTGATGTTGATCTCAACGTGCCTGATGTCAACATTGATCCCCCAAAATCCAAGTGGAACTGGAAGAAGCCTAAACTGAACCTCTTAAAACCCAAAACACCAAGCCTGGAAGTTGATGCTGATGTAAAGGCACCTCATCTTGAAGCGGGACTTGACCTGCCTGATGGAGATATAGCTCTGCCTAAGGCAGACCTTACAGTACCTGATGTGGACCTCAAATCTCCAGACCTCAGCCTCTCTGCACCAAATATTAAAGGTGACCTCAATGCTCCGACCCTGGATGTTAATCTACCTGATGCAAGCCTTGAAGCACCAAAAGTGGATCTAAAAGCACCAGAAGTTGACCTTGATGCCCCATCAGGCAAGTTCAAGCTGCCCCCAATTAAATGGCCAAAATTCAACCTGTCAAAAGTTAAAACACCTGACATTGATGTTGATGCAGATGTAAAGACACCAGATTTGGATGTCTCCCTACCAAAAGTTGAAGCGGGACTTGATGCTCCTGAAGTCGATATAAATTTGCCCAAAGCAGATCTTAATGTCCCAGATGTCAATCTCAAAGCACCTGACCTCAACCTTTCTGCACCAAAAATCAAGGGAGATCTAAACGCTCCAGCCCTAAATGTTAACCTACCAGATGCAAGTCTGAAAGCACCAGAGGTAAATCTCAAAGCACCAGAAGCTGACATTGATGTTCCATCAGGGAAATTCAAATTGCCTCAAATTAAATGGCCAAAAGTGTCTGGACCAAAGGCTAGTGTAGATGTAGATACACCAGACTTGGATGTCTCCCTACCAAAAGTTGAAGCGAGACTTGATGCTCCTGAAGTTGATATAAATTTGCCCAAAGCAGATCTTAATGTCCCAGATGTCAATCTCAAAGCACCTGACCTCAACCTTTCTGCACCAAAAATCAAGGGAGATCTAAACGCCCAGCCCTAAATGTTAACCTACCAGATGCAAGTCTGAAAGCACCAGAGGTAAATCTCAAAGCACAAGAAGCTGACATTGATGTTCCATCAGGGAAATTCAAATTGCCTCAAATTAAATGGCCAAAAAAGTGTCTGGACCAAAGGCTAATGTAGATGTAGATACACCAGACTTGGATGTCTCCCTACCAAAAAGTTGAAGGGACTTGATGCTCCTGAAGTCGATATAAATTTGCCCAAAGCAGATCTTAATGTCCCAGATGTCAATCTCAAAGCACCTGACCTCAACCTTTCTGCACCAAAAATCAAGGGAGATCTAAACGCTCCAGCCCTAAATGTTAACCTACCAGATGCAAGTCTGAAAGCACCAGAGGTAAATCTCAAAGCACCAGAAGCTGACATTGATGTTCCATCAGGGAAATTCAAATTGCCTCAAATTAAATGGCCAAAAGTGTCTGGACCAAAGGCTAATGTAGATGTAGATACACCAGACTTGGATGTCTCCCTACCAAAAGTTGAAGCGGGACTTGATGCTCCTGAAGTCGATATAAATTTGCCCAAAGCAGATCTTAATGTCCCAGATGTCAATCTCAAAGCACCTGACCTCAACCTTTCTGCACCAAAAATCAAGGGAGATCTAAACGCTCCAGCCCTAAATGTTAACCTACCAGATGCAAGTCTGAAAGCACCAGAGGTAAATCTCAAAGCACAAGAAGCTGACATTGATGTTCCATCAGGGAAATTCAAATTGCCTCAAATTAAATGGCCAAAAGTGTCTGGACCAAAGGCTAATGTAGATGTAGATACACCAGACTTGGATGTCTCCCTACCAAAAGTTGAAGGGACTTGATGCCCTGAAGTCGATATAAATTTGCCCAAAGCAGATCTTAATGTCCCAGATGTCAATCTCAAAGCACCTGACCTCAACCTTTCTGCACCAAAAATCAAGGGAGATCTAAACGCTCCAGCCCTAAATGTTAACCTACCAGATGCAAGTCTGAAAGCACCAGAGGTAAATCTCAAAGCACCAGAAGCTGACATTGATGTTCCATCAGGGAAATTCAAATTGCCTCAAATTAAATGGCCCAAAGTGTCTGGACCAAAGGCTAATGTAGATGTAGATACACCAGACTTGGATGTCTCCCTACCAAAAATTGAGGCAGGACTTGATGCCCCTAATGTAGGTTTAACATTACCTAAAGCAGACCTTACTACGCCAGATGTGGATCTAAAAGCACCAGACCTGAATATCTCTGCACCAAAGATTGACAGTAGTGTAAGTGTGCCAAAAGCAGATCTTACAGGACCAGATGTAGATTTGAAGGCTCCAAGTATAGATGTTGAAGCTACTTCAAGTAAAATAAAAATGCCTCACTTTAAGCTACCTAAATTCAATCTAACAGGACCAAAGGTGAAAACACCCAGTGTTAATGTACCAGACATTAATGTTCCATCACTTGATGCCCCAACAGTTACAGCTGATGGGCCTAGTCTTGACTTGACAGCTCCAGATATCACAGCACCCAAACTTGAGGGTAGTATCACTGCTCCAGATGTTCATCTGAACTTGCCAAATATGGATGTCAAAGCCCCTAAAGTAGATCTTAATGTTCCTGATGTCAACGTTGATACAGACTTGAAAACACCAGATTTCAAGGCAGACACTGAGGGTCCAGATGTGG
Proteins encoded:
- the si:ch211-125o16.4 gene encoding neuroblast differentiation-associated protein AHNAK; translation: MNGEMKGKSISADVTLGNMDLGEKIISVGKNPSFARKIGLNEDDQIVAATIHLDHLAKDDALKLLKILVPYDDKLEVKTKSSIVLDGDLNGPSLNGIDGGAKFTMPTIGMSGPQLKGAGLDGTVQSPELSVSAPSVESPDVSVNVDPPEVNSNGMKYKAPKFKMPNFKSSTKKPQVTTPDATLTGPSISANVDTPKLNLQPPDVDVTLPKAELEGPNLDIDTPDVDIEPPSGKFKWFTLPKPKWGHPRPKIETSDIDVSGPTVKADLDIPDAEVNLPKAEIDGPDVDIDPQSSKFKWLKIKKPKFRKIKGPDVDIDADVTTPDLDLSAPKIKADVNTPDVDVKLPSADINGPDVDLKAPDVEVNAPSGKIKFPTLKKPNFKIKPKVTTPDIDVDADIKAPEVEANLETPDVNVSLPNADIDGPDVDLNVPDVNIDPPKSKWNWKKPKLNLLKPKTPSLEVDADVKAPHLEAGLDLPDGDIALPKADLTVPDVDLKSPDLSLSAPNIKGDLNAPTLDVNLPDASLEAPKVDLKAPEVDLDAPSGKFKLPPIKWPKFNLSKVKTPDIDVDADVKTPDLDVSLPKVEAGLDAPEVDINLPKADLNVPDVNLKAPDLNLSAPKIKGDLNAPALNVNLPDASLKAPEVNLKAPEADIDVPSGKFKLPQIKWPKVSGPKASVDVDTPDLDVSLPKVEARLDAPEVDINLPKADLNVPDVNLKAPDLNLSAPKIKGDLNAQP